Part of the Engraulis encrasicolus isolate BLACKSEA-1 chromosome 1, IST_EnEncr_1.0, whole genome shotgun sequence genome, TTACATTTTTTGCCTGTTGAATTCACCACAGTACAAATACAACTAGAAAAGTGTTCAGAGAATGCAGCCTCCGCTAAGGAATCTGTTTGAtgaaacatttgactatgttacaccctaatttttaaagtctttctgccttgttttgagGAGTTAGTAACTAGAATTCTTtactgcaatggtgaagaatctttaaaaatatcctgaatctggatcgtgatccggatcaccgtCAAAATGTAATCAcgtcttccttttgtcatttccaacaagcccacaaaatttcatccaaatccgttcataactttttgagttatcctgctgacagacaaacaaaccaacgcgaccaaaaagaTACTGTAACCTCCTTGTTGGAGGTAATAATTATACTTAACTTCTTAAGTGTGTGTTAAGTGTACTTACACTCAAGTGTACAAAATTATACTGAATTACATCAGTGCGATGGAGGGACCATCACTATGTGAGTGTGCAAACTGTCGCGCCGGTCAGCCTGGTTCTTACTCGTAAGAATCAGTTTGTAATCTATATGGAAGAAGCTCATTGACTGACGACCTGTGACGAAGATTtagtaaaatcactcctgaaagGTAGAATTAGCGCTGTGGGCGGGGACGACCacccatgggcgcagatagcgggggggacgggggggacatgacgtacccagattttcattcacctagatccgtccccctcacctttttggagaaaatatctgatttctgcctttgcattttgcaatgtgtgaaatagcgcctccctggaccattcactttcatatgtggcaaaaaaacggtattacaccatatatataaatctattttttgattggctaacagccactgaagtcccagatttgaagcgccataaacagagctggctttatgaaggaagtggagcgaagagcagacgtcatatttacattacatttttggctcagaccagttgcttgcttttataattaaagttaatctcgaggatagtcccattcttgctagctatgatgtggattacaaaaactgtggaacgtgaatgatgatggtggaaacgcatggattaaaagttgggataaatagttctactgcggtcaagacaacttttaaggtaaggtcaataataggttcatgtccgctgtgacgctgtttgtagcctagttgctgatgttagctgatgttaattgttcagaagggctttttggtctctttgtcgcctgttttcgagtgaaaagacatctttgttgggccatgccatgacagctgtcaatcaagtaggtagctgtcgtgttcactgtccctggtctgtatgctgtcaacgtctgacttcattaatttttttaaggagctcctttttggaatgatgactgcggtggtgttaatctgttggacgcatttactgtgaattgttgttaagcggtactacaacgcaaacgtgtggcttgtagcggtggagtgtagatgcaattgaaacgcagcgtggtagaaaaatgactgagtagaactagtagcaaggaggttgtcttaagagctcaagatcaccatttaaataataataataataataataataattgtatttgtatagcactgtgtcatacaaggcatgtaactcaaagtgcttaacaaatgggaaaaaacattgttagagatagatttaaaaggagaggagagatagatttaaatggagaggtatagaggagaggcagaaaaagcaggaaggcagaggaagaagagatagacagagaatgtagagtcataaggtcaacgtaggttaggaccaggattcttagatgtgtaaggtccatagtggctgggcctatcataagtcatagatattcacacagagattgggcgctcaggtgcggcccctggtggcatcaggggtgaggaaaaactccctttcgcttgattcatagtttgtgagggggaaaaaaagctcagtgaggtctgagaaaaaaagaccccctgtagtcaggaagaaacctcaggcagagaccagcggccacctagggggagccccctgccagggctggattgcgagtagtaagggcgctgcggcggctgggacactatgacgtcttggcagctaggagttggcaaggatgaagaggtgggtcttcagctgcttcttaaaggagtcgacggaggtggctgatcggatctcgatggggagggtgttccatctcttgggcgcatagcaggcaaacgcggcgtcgccgatcttcttctgcgggggggtgggggtccttagcagcttggcatcagtggacctgagagctcgagcaggggcataaaaagagagcatgtctgagatatagctaggggcaagtccatttaatgctttaaatactgtgagcagaatcttaaagtcgattctgtatgagacaggtaaccagtgcaggtctgccaagacaggagagatgtgctctctcattctggttcttgttaggattcttgccgcagaattttgaatgagttgcaatttgtcaattaatttttttgggagaccagagaaaagagcattgcagtagtctatcctactggtgacaaaggcatgaataagtttctcagcgtcttgtcggggggccaagccgcgcactttgttgacatttctaagatggaaaaaagcagattttgttatcttgttgatgtgaggctcaaagctcaaatccgagtctatgaccacacctaggctagtaaccttatctttaatgtgtatgcttaggtcacctaggcttgagtggagttttgcacgttttttcttaggcccaatgagcaacacttcagttttatcttcatttaattttaggaagttactgttcatccaatctgtaatggcagacatgcatttagtcaaggcatgaatggcagtggtttggctaggctcgacagagatatatagttgagtgtcatcggcatagctatgaaaatcaacattgtgctctctgatgatggagcccaggggcaacatatagagagagaagaggagagggcccaagcaactaccctgagcaactccaaaaggcacatcatacttgttggagacgtattctccgatggtgacaaaaaactgtcttcctgtaatatatgttttgaaccactctaagacgtgaccggacaagcctacccaagattcaaggcggtcaattagtatgttgtggtctatcgtgtcaaaggcggcactgaggtcgaggaggataagtgctgaaactttgtttgcggcagtgttgagcctaagatcacttattattttggttagtgctgtttcggtgctatggttggctctaaagcctgattggaatttttccaagatatcattcccagccagatgttgattaagctgtttaaatacaactttttctagtaccttgcttataaaggggaggtttgatataggtcggtagttgtttaaagaattctgatctaaatttgtcttttttaggagtggctttaccatggctgttttgaatgagcttggaaaaatgcctgtaagcatagaggtgttaacaatttgaagtaaaggtgctgctaagcaaccaagtacgttttttagcagatatgtggggatcgcgtcaaggctgcaggtagactgcttactttccctgactattttacagaggtcgtcctctgtaattggacaaaacttttggaagctctcaggtctcctaggggggtttaaccctcccctcggtgtatcgcctgagtgggcgacagaggttgctgcgtttccaccttggatgccttctctaatgtcggcaatctttttattaaaaaatctagcaaattcctcgcacttggcatgtgatgctgcatttaggttgttattgctatgtgttggattaagcaggtggtcaatagtggaaaaaagaactttcgcattatgctggttgtctgttatgattttggaaaaatatgcttttctctctgagcgtaccgcattattgtaggaggagatctcatccctaagggattgtctgtggacttctaatttagttttcctccaaagacgctcggttactctgcattttctttttaaatgcgccgcttttatcaaaaatgtctaatctgggggagaccccaatatcacacgccccaaaaccgcgcctggattgaagttgtgttttacatgcaataggcctaccaccgcgAGACTGGTCGTGTTAAAatgtctacagtaggcctactaaatcacacactgttgcatagcctgctgtaggcctacattagtagtacaacgtgaaatttgttgacacagttgtcctgtttaaaggttgaattggttgggaaagtactgtagcacttgctgatgggatgggagaggtgtgtttagaagcgcgcgcaggggcgggtgagtcttggtgggagggagactcgtgcacattctcagtagaatctgtaaagctggagcggtttaaacatttgttaaaaaatatCATGTATCAAGATTTAAAATAGTAGTAGACCTGCAAAAGCAAATaaaattatttagcggaagatgaatatgccactaacaataaaaaaaattatattcagtgtacaataataattccccccccccccccccccccccccgcccggacggttggttgtgaaaatgtcccccccagtttttaaaagctatctgcgcccatgcgaCCACCGCCTGTATAACGTGGCGCAGAGGGCGCAAACCTCAACTTTGTGCTCTCTTCGGCTGTGAACTGCTCGACTGAATTCTGCTCAACCGACTGAGTTTAACTGTCTTCCAAAGAAGTGTGCTGGGAAGGTACGATTTCGCTGGGTGCTCAGTCATGACGAAGGGCTTCTACCGAAGATGAAGGGAAGTAAACtactctgttttttgtttttgttttttttaaaaaccttttcCTCAACGATTTTGGGAGAAATTTGTCGAAGGACTTTGACCACACAATGCTATTCTGCTAGGTCTGACTAGCGTGCTACACTTCTGCTAGCTAACTGGCCACGCCACCTAGCTTGCATGGCTACAGCGTCAGACGACGGGAGGATGAAAGAAGAGGAGACACGAGTCTGCCCCTCAAGCTGTGGCTTCCCCATCTTGTTGAAAGACCCACATCTCCTCTGCGTGGTGTGCCTTGGCTTCCTTCACACCTGGGCGCCGCTTACCGGGATAAAATGCAAGAGGTGCCTTCGCATGGACCCAGAGACCTTGGAGCTACGCTTAGCTGTGCGTAAGCGTATGCTAATGGCTAGCAACGAGGCCTGATGTTAACACGGTGGAACAGAAGGAAAAGGACGATGACGAGTTGCTTACGACAGAACCTGCCCCTCAGGACTCACCACAGTGGCAGGAGGGTCAGTCCTCTGTTGACCCGCTGGGGCTGGTTGCAGCagaggaggggatagaggagGTGATCGCGGATGAACCCATTGATGTTCCCGCACATCCTGAGACTCGGCAGGCTCCCGCCTTGGCTGACCACGACACAGACTTCAGCATCTCAAGGAGGGCTGCGCAACGGTTGGATGTGCTCCAGGTCGTGACTCGACGTGCACCGTTTCCTGCAGCCAGAAATGTGCTCCCCTTCTTCGACGCAGTACAAGTGGCAAAAACATGGGGCTGACCATACTCGGCACGCTCGCCCACGCTGGAATTTTCCATGCTGGACACTGACAACATGGAAAAGGAATGGGTCAGGATGCCTGCACTCAAAGCGCCCAACACTTAGCGACCCAGTCAGGAAGCCTGGCTCCCAGGGAAGATGAGCCAGTTCACCCTCGCATTCTGGGAAAAGTCCTACCGCTCTGCCGCTCAGGTCTGCAGGGCGCAAGCGTGgatccactgcctattcgaatacGGTGACTAGGCAACAtaacgactcaactgtcactcgcaacgtagcctaatcgatggtgttgtgtcgttaaatgttgtgaaaacatacacaaatgctttgtccattcatctatgtaaaatggatagaagacgagctcttctCTTGTGCTCCTAACGTCGGATAGTAAATCTGAtgtgaatgttgataacggtctcctatcgaacatctggaattACGTCGCagattttccgccttgagttgaacttttttcaactcgatccgcccggcgtGGAGAGGCTGAGAATCCGCAatccgccttgcgctgatattcGACGCGGAatctgctcattttcattgacaaacaatagaacacatccgcctcctactgtaacaTCCGCGTCCAGTGTGATTGCGCccgaataaacaaatattttcttgtatggtccaaatacagttatttatgcagctaaaaatggctatttttggaaattcaaaatggcggaccatggagaagatcccccttttcatgtatgaaaagggcaatttttccagtcatagtgaatacttagaatttgacgctggtggtaagtattcatgaaaaaggtaatattagtgaatgggcagcatgaattctggaaataaacaactaaaaatctcacacagtgtccctttaacaaacagATGTTCTCTGTCAATGTTCTGAATGTTAATCCCCCTCTTGGTGTATTAAACTTGTGCGATTCTCTCACTGTGTCTCAACACATGTTGATGACAAGCACTGTTAGCACCACAAAGCCCCTGAAGAAGGCATGATAAGGCGACTACTTCGGTAGCCATCAGTCCCAAATAACAAAGAGATACGGTTCTGTAGCTAGGGAAGCTAAGTCAGCTAACTCAACTAATCCATCTTATTGCGGTTCCGTGAGGTAACGTGACCAGGTTTCTGTATCCCATGATCCCCTTGTTGCGCATTATCAAGGATATGTTGCAAGAGGGAGCTCTAAGATAAGGCGAAATTCCTGATTCCCTCGACAGAATTTTTATTTGGTTGCCCTTTCAGAGTTTTCACTTAGCTAGCGGTTTAACTCCCTTTCTCCGGATATTGAACCAAATGTATGTATGGCTTCGAATCTGCCTTTTAGCGAACAAAATGTGTCTCGCACATCTTATTTTCCTCCCGGGCTGCCCTGTGTGGATTTGAGATTAAAATCAGTACCTAGCACCAGCAGTGCTGTTAGTGTACCCTTTCTCAAGCGTTCGGTTAGTCCAATCTCTCGATTTACCCCCTGTACCACTGGGTTCATCGTGTGGCACTGCCGGATAGTCAGGAAACACAGTGCCCGGAGACAGAGAACGGTTTCGTGCCAAACACAGAGACCTGCGTCAGGAAAAGGTGAAGATTTCAGACGCAGGTCTCTGCGTTTGGAGCGTAAACGTTCTCTGTCTCCAGACACTGCGTTTCCTGACTATCCGGCAGTGCCACATGATGAACCACCGTTACATTTGGAGTGCCCAACGGTTACGCATGACACACCTAATGCACTTGATGCGCTTTCGCCGATTACCTCCGCTTCACCTTCCGGATGAAGGGAAAAGGGTTATTTCACCTCCAGCCTCTCCATTGGCCAGACCAGAGAGGGTCTTGGCCCAGAGGGTGGCCTCCCCGCCAGCAGAGGAGCTCCACGCTTCCATGGGTTTGAAGAGAGAGGGCATTAACTTGAACGCATCTGGTCTTTCGGATAATGTCCTAAGGACTATCCAAGGAGCCAGAGCAGTTTTCACTAGGTCCTTGTATGATCTTAAGTAAGCCGTGTTTGAACGTTGAGCCCAACCTGATATACTAGCTTTCCAATGCTCGGTGCCCATGGTCTTGGCATTCTTGCAGGAACAATTACACGAAGGCAAGGCCTTCTCTACCCTCAAAGTCTACTTGGTCGCCATCTCCGTGTGCCATGTGGGATTTGGTAACAACACTCTTGGGTAGCCACCCACTGTTGTGTAGATTCCTGAAAGGAGCCAGGCATATACGCCCGGTGGTGAGACAGACGATGCCTCCTTGGGACATCGCCCTGGTACTGGAGGCCTTGTGTGCGTCCCCTTCGAGCCTCTACAAGAGGTGGACTTACGCATCGCCTCCATTAAAATGTCAGTGAATTACATGCCTTGTCAGTCAATCCTGCATGCGTGGAGTTTGCAGATGGCAACACTCGTATTGTTCTGAAAATGAACCCAGTGTTCATTCCAAAAATTCAGAACCCTTTCAGTTGTGAGCCCATATAGAGCTTCAAGCCTTTTGTGCTCCTCCTTTTCAATCTCTGGAGCAGCAGCGCCAGCACAACTTGTGCGCTGTGTGCGCATACACCTTTACATGGGCCGGACTCACTCTTTTGGGAATATTGAGCAGCTATTTGTGTGCTTCGCTAACCTAAGGGTCCCCTTTAAGGGACTTGCTTTGTCCAAACAGAGGCTCTCCAAATGTCTGGTTAAAGCCATTATGCTGGTTTACTGTATGAGTTTAAGGGGCTTTCTCCCCTCAGGTCAGAGCGCACTCTACGTGCGCTGTCTCCACGTCTTGGGCCCTCTTCAGAGGTGCTGCCTTTTCAGATGTGTGCAGAGCAGCTGGCTGGGCCTACACCTGTTCCTTTGTCTGGTTTTACCGGCTTGATGTGACAGCTATGCCTCTGGGACATAGGGTTTTGGGATCGCCCACCACAGGCCTTGGGTGATGGGAACACTGTCCATACAAGGGACCTTTTTGAATGTCCTACTCATGTGGTCGGTCAGCATGCGATCCAGGAGTGATTGCATGCTCCCATAGAGATTACGAACCGATTCTTACTAAtaagaacattaggacatgtatatgtccccagttcttagagtgagatgagggagccatctctcTGCTTCACCCGACTTTCCACAGCCAGAGAACCTAGAAGCTATGATAATGAGCACTAGCTGGTGGTCAGGGGTGGTACTACAGTAGTTGGCTATCACGGCCAAGTGAAAGATGAttatgggtgtcaatggagtttccaATAACTATAATTAATATCTCGTTGTATAATTTTTAGCCCAGAAATGTTAATATTCAATGTGAAGTATAGAACTAATAAGAACACATTGAGTAGTGtttagatttatttttttttgcgcCACCAGatcattatatactgggtcagtAAGGTTAATTTGTGAGGCCAAATCCATAAATATTAGCAGAATGTCAAAGTCTTCTGCCCTGCTGGAAAAAACTAGACACCTGAAAAAATTACAGCCTCTTATATTACACCAGCCATAGTTCTCACCGGGAATATTTTATttatgagatttgtgactggaaatggcagtaacattttttttttagcatttagccCTATGGACTCCATTTTCAAATCCATTCCTTTTCCACTCAGGCGGCTCTGTTTCCACTTGTCCGCGTTCGCCAACTGGAActgtggctacaatgggaaccaatgggaGATTTCTTTCTGGTAGCTTTCAGGTTCTCTGCCACAGCCAAAGACAGCGTGACTCAAAGTGAGGTTTGCGCCATCAGCGCCGCGTTAGGTGGTGGGCGTCCCCGCCCACAGCGCTAATTCCACCTTTCAGGAGTGATAATATAATGTGATAATTGATAAAAAGATGAGTAAACCTTCGTCACAGATCGACAGCCAATGAgcttctcccatagagatgactccCTCATCCCACtgtaagaaccggggacatattcatgtcacAGGCACTTTATATCCCGGAAAAGAAACTCAATCAATTGTAGCCTGCTCTCTCACTAATTCTACCTTTGCTTTGTTCATTTATTTCAATTGACTAACAGAcctcatatttgtgcttttctcCATTACTAGGCCTTGATTGTTGTGGAGGATACGGCAAACAACCCGCCTGAGTTCAGTCAACAATTGTACAGAGTAAACATCCTTGGTGCAGTTCAATCAGGCGATCCTGTCCTGGTGGTCAAGGTTGTACATCAAATTAACTAATTTTCCAAGACAATACCATTTATATAGCTAGAAATGTAGTCTATGTGTTGTCCAATAGTTAATGACAACCAACTACAGTTTGTACATCTTCACGATGTTCTGGCTCAATTATGATTATTTCGAAAGACGAATGATGATAGTGTCTCTGCAAGCACTCTTCTGCATAGTTTTTTGTACACGGGTTCACTAAAAAACATTCCTGTCTAATATCTCACCTCAGGCTACAGACCCTGATGTAGGGGAGACTGAGATGCTGCAGTATTCCCTGGTGGAGCCCAGCTCCATGTTTGCAGTAGAGCCCTCTAGTGGCCAGATCTATGCAGTGACAGATGTTCATCCTGGGACATTTAACATTACTGTGATGGCAACCGATCCTCATGGACTTAACGATACAACAAAAGTTGAAGTGAGCAGAAAAATAGATACAACAACTAAGAGTATCAAGTAATACAGACTATGACCAATATGAAATATAGCTAAAGggttatgggtaacactttattttagggatacatctattagcactaatacatacaatattaatgccttagtaagtaacttgtaaggcatgtactaagcaaaatcagacagttgttagacatttattcgcaaatgtcttgttcatgcacaataagggatgtattaccaatataaccttagtaaggacctagtggacctagatttctatttatgagtaagcagtacgggccagaatacaatgtgtataagctcctggtacactgtgtgaacaaaccctgaacagtgtgaaaacagatgtggaataagggtccctattctaaagtgatgcattgctcagcccagatggcttagggcccccgcactacctagggcccccacactacctagggcccccactctacccccccGGGAAGCGAAGTGTAAGAACATTTTTGGATCAGCAGTAGTCTCATCAGACATGCAGATCTCCCTTATTCTACTCAATGTGGAagagagtaattggaagcattatatagcaaggattggacgtaaacttctcagtgacggtgggtggtgagatgtcattttttcatacaccaatcagttttaattgtaaaaaccctacaataaggGACGGGCACAGCGCTTCAATTCTGGGTACGCCGCCATATTGATAGCTAGTTGCTATGGTAAAGGGATAGTGACTGCCTCCACCATGCATGCAGTTCTGGTCTCTAACATCGACAAGCCAGCTGTGTccacagtcaagaatgtgtgctacccaaagcacagacacagcacgCACTGAATACCTTCAACAACAAGCACTACACCAAGATAACTTGACAATCGAGCAGTCTGGCTTCTGCATAAACCCGGCGTTCCCACAGGTAGGCGCCTCACCTGATGGCCTAGTTAGCTGTGACAGCTGTGGACAAGGCTGCCTGGAAGTGAAATGCCCTgctaagcacaaacacagcactgtccaggaggcttgtgacgcagacaaagacttttgtctccacagagttgatggcattgttcagctcaaacaaggttataggtactacacacaagtgcagacacagatgttcgtgacaggtgcaacctactgtgactttgtggtgtggacactgaaagacgttgcctgtatcctgaccacagacttctattatactatacaagtcagtgatcCTGACAGATGTCAGCTTCTGGGAGTTCTGTCTGAGGAAGGCACAGGAATTTTTTCACAAAGTTTGCCTCCCCGAGTTCATCTGTGGGTATTAGACCAGAGACACCTCCACACCGGGATTGAGTGGAAAGTTATATTTGACCGTCTTA contains:
- the LOC134456726 gene encoding protocadherin gamma-B7-like, whose product is MVTDIDGLSDSTIVVFDVTDWPSFEYAHYNASVSKNKRLDPYWRYYIIDLVATAQNGGYDFSQALIVVEDTANNPPEFSQQLYRVNILGAVQSGDPVLVVKATDPDVGETEMLQYSLVEPSSMFAVEPSSGQIYAVTDVHPGTFNITVMATDPHGLNDTTKVEVIIRDSSNAVKISINKPSDTVLDKVQEMEK